A DNA window from Aminipila luticellarii contains the following coding sequences:
- a CDS encoding Fic family protein has product MSEYKPPFHMTDRIINLVAAICEQIGRITVLSHGSLNPHLRRENRIKTIHSSLAIEHNSLSLEQVTAILDGKRILGNPNEIREVQNAYETYEMMLTLNPASVRALLKAHKMMMNSLILENGKFRSGGVGVFDGDVVVHMAPPAAFVPEQIQDLFDWYKASEMHPLIKSAVFHYEFEFIHPFADGNGRMGRMWHSMLLGKWNELFYWLPIEELIRTRQQEYYDALGKSDKQADSCTFVELMLKIILDTLSGTSVVGSAANTNTDKISVSVRKLLNALGDEELSTVELMERLRLSHKPTFRKNYLNPALEQELIEMAIPDKPNSRNQKYRKKQLSRFPIKKSD; this is encoded by the coding sequence ATGAGCGAGTATAAACCACCGTTCCATATGACGGATAGAATAATAAATCTGGTTGCCGCAATCTGTGAACAGATCGGTCGTATCACCGTGCTTTCTCATGGAAGCTTGAATCCGCACCTAAGGCGTGAAAATAGAATAAAGACGATTCATTCTTCTCTTGCTATTGAGCACAATTCCCTGTCACTGGAACAGGTGACTGCGATTCTTGATGGGAAACGTATTTTGGGCAATCCAAATGAGATCAGGGAGGTTCAGAACGCATACGAGACTTATGAGATGATGCTTACGCTAAATCCTGCGTCTGTAAGGGCTCTGTTGAAGGCTCACAAAATGATGATGAATAGTTTGATATTGGAAAACGGAAAATTTCGCTCTGGTGGAGTGGGCGTGTTTGACGGAGATGTGGTTGTCCATATGGCACCTCCGGCAGCATTCGTGCCAGAACAGATTCAAGACCTGTTTGACTGGTATAAGGCATCCGAAATGCATCCCCTAATCAAGAGTGCTGTTTTTCATTATGAATTTGAGTTTATTCATCCTTTCGCCGATGGGAATGGCCGCATGGGAAGAATGTGGCATAGTATGCTTCTTGGCAAATGGAATGAACTTTTCTACTGGCTTCCGATAGAAGAGCTGATCCGGACAAGACAGCAGGAATATTACGATGCTCTCGGTAAATCTGATAAACAAGCAGACAGCTGTACTTTTGTGGAGCTTATGCTTAAAATAATTTTGGATACACTGAGTGGAACATCAGTTGTTGGAAGTGCAGCCAATACAAATACGGATAAGATTTCTGTTTCGGTTAGAAAACTTTTGAATGCGCTGGGTGATGAAGAACTTTCAACTGTGGAACTCATGGAGCGGCTTAGACTTTCACACAAACCGACATTCAGGAAGAACTATCTGAATCCAGCACTGGAACAGGAACTTATTGAGATGGCAATACCTGACAAGCCGAACAGCCGGAATCAAAAGTACAGAAAAAAACAACTTAGTCGCTTTCCGATCAAGAAAAGCGACTAA
- a CDS encoding flavodoxin family protein, with product MTKNVLVITGSPRNGGNSDLLADAFIEGAQSAGHTVTKWKAAEKNIDGCHACETCFSTGKACSYDDDFNELAPLLAKADVLVLATPVYWFSYPSKIKAAIDKMYSFYMGQKPLKIKESVLLTCAEMDDMSVFDGVKATYDHIVDFLQWTDRGCLAVPAVQHVGDVVKTTALHKARALGNEL from the coding sequence ATGACAAAGAATGTACTTGTGATAACTGGGAGTCCAAGAAACGGAGGGAACAGCGATTTACTTGCAGATGCTTTTATTGAAGGGGCACAGTCTGCCGGGCATACGGTAACGAAATGGAAAGCTGCCGAAAAAAATATTGACGGATGTCATGCCTGTGAGACTTGTTTCAGCACGGGGAAGGCATGCAGCTATGATGATGACTTTAATGAATTGGCACCTCTTTTAGCCAAGGCGGATGTGCTGGTGCTGGCAACACCTGTTTACTGGTTCAGCTATCCTTCCAAAATAAAGGCCGCGATTGATAAGATGTATTCTTTTTATATGGGACAAAAACCTTTAAAAATAAAGGAATCGGTGTTATTGACCTGCGCTGAGATGGACGATATGTCGGTTTTCGACGGCGTGAAAGCTACGTATGATCATATCGTGGACTTTTTACAGTGGACAGACAGAGGATGTCTTGCTGTACCAGCCGTCCAGCATGTGGGCGATGTGGTTAAGACAACGGCATTACATAAAGCCAGGGCCTTGGGAAATGAGTTATAA
- a CDS encoding DUF3810 domain-containing protein, with amino-acid sequence MYINLLSFFKTYKYPLLYAACGPVICAALIFIARTCPDLAQLYASYIFPIFPNTLGRLLSFFPFSVFEVSLYLLSLGVLFTLFAALISLLHKSGRHWLLLRTPKIMVTALCLCTTILLMITLTCSINYSRDGIAKDMGIVTGPASHDNLVSLCLLLIDDVNSLTPEGDMSMTALHKKTKKSMEALGKKYPSLNGYYPNPKPVIMSSWMSDIGLTGIFSPYTIEANYNKDVPDYIKPYTICHELSHLQGYIGEDDAGFIAYLACANSESEELRYSGAINALSFVLNALYEDSTEEEYQRILSKIPERATADLKRNQQYWQKHQGTASRISTAVNDTYLKANAQSDGIQSYGRMVDLLLAYYGLNSHAI; translated from the coding sequence ATGTACATAAATCTGCTCTCGTTTTTTAAAACCTATAAATACCCGCTGCTTTATGCTGCTTGCGGGCCGGTCATATGCGCGGCTCTGATTTTTATTGCACGCACATGCCCTGATTTGGCACAGTTATACGCCTCCTATATCTTCCCTATCTTTCCTAACACGCTCGGCAGGCTTTTGTCGTTCTTCCCCTTTTCGGTTTTTGAGGTCAGCCTATATCTGTTGTCTCTCGGCGTGTTGTTCACATTATTTGCGGCTTTGATCAGTCTCCTTCATAAAAGCGGAAGGCACTGGTTATTATTGCGTACTCCAAAAATCATGGTTACGGCACTGTGTCTCTGCACCACAATTCTTTTAATGATTACGTTGACATGCAGTATAAATTATTCCCGGGATGGGATTGCCAAAGATATGGGAATCGTAACGGGTCCTGCTTCTCATGACAACTTGGTCAGTTTATGTTTATTGCTTATAGACGATGTTAACTCGCTGACACCCGAAGGGGATATGAGTATGACTGCATTACATAAAAAAACGAAAAAATCCATGGAAGCTTTAGGGAAAAAATATCCATCTCTTAATGGTTATTATCCTAACCCGAAGCCTGTGATTATGTCCTCCTGGATGTCCGATATCGGTCTGACCGGAATTTTTTCTCCTTACACCATTGAAGCCAATTATAATAAGGATGTGCCCGATTACATAAAGCCTTATACGATCTGTCATGAGCTTTCGCATCTGCAAGGTTATATTGGGGAGGATGACGCGGGATTTATCGCATATCTGGCATGTGCCAATTCCGAATCGGAGGAACTTCGTTACAGCGGCGCAATAAATGCCCTCAGTTTTGTGCTGAATGCTCTGTACGAGGACAGTACGGAAGAAGAATATCAGCGTATTTTGAGCAAAATACCGGAAAGAGCTACCGCGGACCTTAAAAGGAATCAACAGTACTGGCAAAAGCACCAAGGCACAGCTTCCCGCATTTCAACAGCTGTCAACGATACTTATCTCAAAGCAAATGCTCAGTCTGACGGTATACAAAGCTACGGCCGCATGGTAGACCTGCTTTTGGCCTATTATGGACTGAACAGCCACGCCATATAA
- the hisC gene encoding histidinol-phosphate transaminase, which translates to MGRFFSKKYDRLKPYTPEEAIQQKKTIVLNRTESPYPASPFVYRSIDQFEIDNLRMYSDSHMGKLIKVIAEHFGINENQIAVGNGSNEILALAFMVFQNEGRKFYFPEMSNEFYAIYSDAFQVNKVEIPLSEELSINPEDYFDLDGTIVLTNPNIPTGMALATCEIEKILSTNPNNLVIIDEAYVDFGAESCIPLVERFDNLMVVQTLSKSRNLAGARVGFAIANAEIISDLNRIKHSFDPYSINTLSLIAGTAAMKDKDYFKKGVNDVKKTRENFSKEMKALGFTVLDSKANFVLVKNNSLTGEEYCEALRNKNILVKHYTNFKIKDYVRITIGTFEQMESFIKVTKDILGIEEEPSENL; encoded by the coding sequence ATGGGCCGTTTTTTTAGTAAGAAGTATGATAGATTGAAACCGTACACCCCTGAAGAAGCTATACAGCAAAAAAAGACTATCGTTTTAAATCGAACAGAAAGCCCATATCCGGCCAGCCCATTTGTTTACCGGTCGATTGATCAGTTTGAAATAGATAATTTAAGAATGTATTCGGATTCGCATATGGGTAAGCTGATAAAGGTAATTGCAGAGCACTTTGGGATAAATGAAAACCAGATAGCTGTCGGAAACGGCTCAAATGAAATCTTGGCTTTGGCATTTATGGTATTTCAAAACGAGGGCAGAAAGTTTTACTTTCCTGAAATGAGCAATGAGTTTTATGCCATATATTCGGATGCTTTCCAAGTAAATAAAGTAGAGATACCGCTATCGGAGGAACTAAGTATAAATCCGGAGGATTATTTTGATCTGGATGGGACTATTGTGCTTACTAATCCGAATATACCAACAGGCATGGCGCTGGCGACCTGTGAGATTGAAAAAATTCTCTCAACAAATCCCAACAATCTGGTAATTATTGATGAGGCCTATGTAGATTTCGGGGCTGAGAGCTGCATTCCGCTAGTGGAACGCTTCGATAATTTAATGGTTGTACAGACCCTTTCAAAATCAAGGAATTTAGCGGGTGCCAGAGTAGGCTTTGCTATTGCAAATGCTGAAATTATTTCTGATCTGAACAGAATCAAGCATTCCTTTGATCCGTATAGTATCAATACATTATCGCTCATTGCAGGAACCGCCGCAATGAAGGATAAGGATTATTTTAAAAAGGGTGTTAATGATGTGAAGAAAACAAGAGAAAACTTCTCCAAAGAAATGAAGGCCTTGGGTTTCACGGTCTTAGATTCTAAAGCAAATTTTGTTTTAGTCAAAAATAATTCCCTGACAGGGGAAGAATACTGCGAGGCTTTGCGAAACAAAAATATATTGGTGAAGCATTACACGAACTTTAAAATAAAAGACTATGTCCGAATCACCATAGGGACGTTCGAACAGATGGAATCCTTTATCAAGGTGACAAAAGACATTTTGGGGATAGAAGAAGAACCAAGCGAGAATTTATGA
- a CDS encoding DUF6773 family protein: MSMKSKKILDERQELQSLKNTRICWTIAIFLLAFSAILQMVMLDAPMYYMPELVILFAVCILNLILNAVQGNLYTKEMQNYTFNMFLYIMSALTMSLIIGVGNYIKYDLPPIAVLFITIPLFLFTFALMLLCDYIYRKVTLRRLRKFDKKLEKEEKKGALL, from the coding sequence ATGTCCATGAAAAGTAAAAAAATACTGGATGAAAGACAAGAATTACAAAGTTTAAAAAATACGAGGATATGCTGGACTATAGCCATATTTCTGCTGGCCTTTAGTGCCATCTTACAAATGGTCATGCTGGATGCTCCGATGTATTATATGCCGGAGCTGGTGATCCTTTTTGCCGTCTGCATTTTAAATTTGATCCTGAACGCAGTACAAGGCAACCTATATACGAAAGAGATGCAGAACTATACGTTTAATATGTTCTTATATATCATGTCCGCACTGACCATGAGCCTAATAATCGGCGTTGGGAACTATATCAAATATGACCTGCCGCCTATCGCCGTTTTGTTTATCACCATTCCGTTGTTTTTATTTACATTTGCACTGATGCTTCTGTGTGATTATATTTATCGAAAAGTAACCCTGAGAAGATTAAGGAAATTTGACAAGAAGCTGGAAAAAGAAGAAAAGAAAGGAGCACTTCTATAA
- a CDS encoding helix-turn-helix transcriptional regulator: MKNKKMKIARIECDLSQEKLADQVGVTRQTIGMIEAGNYNPTLNLCIAICKALNKTLDDLFWEVNHDVHEK; this comes from the coding sequence ATGAAGAATAAAAAGATGAAAATAGCTCGAATCGAATGCGATTTATCTCAGGAAAAGCTGGCAGATCAAGTAGGCGTTACCCGTCAAACTATCGGAATGATAGAAGCAGGGAATTACAATCCTACCCTGAATTTGTGCATAGCAATTTGTAAAGCACTAAACAAAACACTGGATGATTTATTTTGGGAGGTGAACCACGATGTCCATGAAAAGTAA
- a CDS encoding PucR family transcriptional regulator ligand-binding domain-containing protein — MNISLNEILKNNIFNSAVVLAGQNGIGREVKRILVFDYPCNNEILNRKTLASGDLFITCLEQFREDRDGIYDYINALIATKSSGC; from the coding sequence ATGAATATATCATTAAATGAAATCTTAAAAAACAATATATTTAACAGCGCAGTTGTATTGGCGGGACAAAATGGAATTGGCAGAGAAGTAAAAAGAATCTTAGTATTTGATTATCCCTGTAATAATGAAATCTTGAACAGAAAGACCCTGGCCAGCGGGGATTTATTTATTACGTGCCTGGAGCAGTTCCGGGAGGACCGGGATGGGATTTATGATTACATAAACGCTCTGATCGCAACAAAAAGCAGTGGCTGCTGA
- a CDS encoding helix-turn-helix domain-containing protein yields MTDEHIDIITEDIKKICNDQEFPLIFIKDDLPYAVIMDTVNQYISIENLNLIHNLKLDKIMYGSISEDEKMDILYSIKPDVRQYLRTVYVDGEFNSEMEELKNYSTYLNNAKDVYVRNNEYKIFILSADKLKELKHHSDDVAAQIREFIENPRVGFSRIYHKKDISKALEEGKRSLETAKTMNMEFKEYNPLSVMQLLVPLKDTQEAHDFYDAYVNAVKDKVSAENLREVLLTMETYVANAGDYKVTAKVMSQHENTIRYRVNKVKYALNMENDNIKFNETLAIAVKLRILMNRALN; encoded by the coding sequence GTGACAGATGAGCATATTGACATTATTACAGAGGACATTAAAAAAATCTGTAATGATCAGGAATTTCCATTAATTTTTATTAAAGACGATTTACCCTATGCTGTGATCATGGACACAGTGAACCAATATATTTCCATTGAAAATTTAAATCTGATTCATAATTTAAAATTGGACAAGATTATGTATGGAAGCATTTCGGAAGATGAAAAGATGGACATTCTATACAGTATCAAACCGGATGTCAGGCAATATCTGCGCACAGTTTATGTAGACGGAGAATTTAATTCTGAAATGGAGGAACTGAAGAATTATTCGACCTATTTGAACAATGCAAAGGACGTTTATGTCAGAAATAATGAATATAAGATTTTTATTCTGAGTGCGGATAAATTAAAAGAGCTGAAACATCATTCGGATGATGTGGCAGCCCAGATAAGAGAATTTATAGAGAACCCAAGAGTGGGGTTCAGCAGGATCTATCATAAGAAGGATATAAGCAAAGCTCTTGAAGAGGGGAAGCGTTCGCTGGAAACCGCTAAAACGATGAATATGGAGTTTAAAGAATATAATCCGCTGTCTGTTATGCAGCTGCTGGTTCCTTTAAAGGACACGCAGGAGGCTCACGATTTTTATGATGCCTATGTGAATGCAGTAAAGGATAAAGTATCCGCAGAGAATTTGAGAGAGGTTCTGTTGACTATGGAGACTTATGTAGCGAATGCAGGGGATTATAAAGTTACGGCAAAAGTCATGAGCCAGCATGAAAACACCATCCGATACCGGGTGAACAAGGTGAAGTATGCACTGAATATGGAGAATGATAATATTAAATTTAACGAGACCCTCGCCATTGCCGTAAAACTCCGAATATTAATGAACAGGGCTTTAAATTAG
- a CDS encoding DUF2812 domain-containing protein codes for MRHIFRYFSFDTLDYRAAERFLNDMAERGYEFKGTGKGWIRNIAIFEKNERAKERKYAIDVAKRKEEEKESYYRFYKDLGWEKVDCFHSSMYIFSAQKNNTVKFYTDKLSERSMLKKAVINNGELSNHISQFICMLIISSSFMGGKENRNDLTVYGFKIFFSLIMGYYALKVAIKLIYALKGWKARDTHAEEQIQRALREINKVCQILFFLFLPVVCLIRFFYHMWEKEFVIKGAAGMELELIQLLLCMASILITSVTTYLVAMYPDKDRWKVLDFIGIFMYFAALWSFLTYIL; via the coding sequence ATGAGGCATATTTTTAGATACTTTAGCTTTGACACACTGGACTATAGAGCCGCCGAGAGATTCTTAAATGACATGGCGGAAAGGGGCTATGAATTTAAAGGTACAGGAAAAGGATGGATTCGCAATATAGCCATTTTTGAAAAAAATGAAAGAGCCAAGGAAAGGAAATATGCTATAGATGTGGCTAAAAGAAAAGAAGAGGAAAAAGAAAGCTATTACAGATTTTATAAAGATTTAGGCTGGGAAAAAGTAGATTGTTTTCATAGCAGCATGTATATTTTTTCTGCACAAAAAAATAATACTGTGAAGTTTTATACGGATAAGCTTTCAGAAAGAAGCATGCTGAAAAAAGCGGTCATAAATAACGGAGAATTATCCAATCATATTTCTCAATTCATTTGCATGCTGATTATTTCCAGCAGTTTCATGGGAGGAAAAGAAAACAGAAATGATTTAACGGTATATGGTTTTAAGATATTTTTCAGCTTGATCATGGGATATTATGCGTTGAAAGTGGCAATAAAATTGATATATGCATTGAAAGGCTGGAAGGCACGGGATACGCATGCAGAAGAGCAAATCCAACGAGCTTTAAGAGAAATAAATAAAGTATGCCAAATCCTCTTTTTTTTATTTTTACCTGTCGTTTGTCTAATAAGATTTTTTTATCATATGTGGGAAAAAGAATTTGTTATAAAGGGCGCTGCCGGAATGGAACTGGAGCTTATACAGCTTTTGCTGTGTATGGCTTCTATATTGATCACATCCGTGACGACCTATCTGGTGGCAATGTATCCGGACAAGGATCGGTGGAAAGTATTAGACTTTATTGGGATTTTTATGTATTTTGCAGCATTATGGTCTTTTCTAACTTATATCCTTTAA
- a CDS encoding PadR family transcriptional regulator, producing the protein MAREQLKTLTEPMYYILLSLIRENHGYGIMQRISQLTEGRVTVGAGTLYTLLGRFEKEKIIIQVAEENRRKIYKLSEKGQNILKEEFERLNKMVRDGQKFMDYEGTRPDPPEDNTGTGISMPVNETADQQAAAPAGGKDRETPRGDGQPEKGFGTGNLRKGAFFPV; encoded by the coding sequence ATGGCAAGAGAACAATTAAAGACTTTAACAGAACCTATGTATTATATTTTGCTTTCACTGATTAGAGAAAATCATGGATATGGAATCATGCAGAGGATCAGCCAGCTTACGGAAGGAAGAGTTACGGTAGGCGCGGGAACTTTATATACGTTGCTTGGCAGATTTGAAAAAGAAAAAATCATTATTCAAGTAGCAGAAGAAAACCGAAGAAAAATTTACAAGTTATCTGAAAAAGGACAGAACATTTTAAAAGAAGAATTTGAACGATTAAATAAGATGGTTCGTGACGGGCAGAAATTTATGGACTATGAAGGAACAAGACCGGATCCGCCGGAGGATAACACGGGTACTGGCATTTCCATGCCGGTGAATGAAACGGCCGATCAGCAGGCAGCTGCTCCTGCCGGAGGAAAGGACAGAGAAACCCCGCGGGGAGATGGGCAACCTGAAAAGGGATTTGGGACGGGAAATCTTAGAAAAGGCGCATTCTTTCCAGTATAA
- a CDS encoding CvpA family protein, producing MILDMFIAAVVIGTMVRGYRHGLLRSFIHTIGWFAALGAAFIWSPQFNTFILDHTGLYPAIYGNINEKVSTTISPAEMQGSMPTIIQTPLTNMIHSLSDSVSTGLSNLFFTIVCFLAVVFAVQAFLHVLISLLSKEHNDGITGFFDGCMGMLFGFIKGIVYTFILLALMLPAATLIHPNVLPLLIENLGRSHFALELYNNNLILLIVKDLL from the coding sequence ATGATACTTGATATGTTCATTGCAGCCGTGGTGATCGGTACTATGGTGCGGGGCTACAGACATGGGCTGCTCCGAAGCTTCATTCACACCATCGGGTGGTTCGCTGCCCTTGGCGCTGCATTTATATGGTCACCCCAATTTAATACCTTTATTTTAGATCACACCGGTCTGTATCCCGCGATTTACGGAAATATAAACGAAAAAGTCAGCACGACCATTTCTCCTGCTGAAATGCAGGGAAGTATGCCGACTATTATTCAGACACCTCTGACCAATATGATTCACTCTTTATCCGATTCTGTTTCAACAGGTTTATCCAATCTGTTCTTTACCATCGTCTGTTTTCTGGCGGTGGTATTTGCTGTACAAGCATTCCTTCATGTCCTGATTTCCCTTCTCTCGAAAGAGCACAACGACGGCATTACCGGTTTTTTTGACGGATGTATGGGAATGCTTTTCGGTTTTATCAAGGGAATTGTGTATACCTTTATTCTATTAGCCTTGATGCTTCCCGCAGCTACTTTGATCCATCCGAATGTCTTACCTCTTTTAATAGAGAACCTGGGCCGTTCCCATTTTGCGCTGGAGCTTTATAATAATAATTTAATCCTGCTGATCGTGAAGGATCTTTTATAA
- a CDS encoding Crp/Fnr family transcriptional regulator produces the protein MVDKNLLSELYPFWKELTPPQEAEIAANTVIRTFKPGEVVHGGGQECTGVLGVIRGRLRTFMLSDEGKEITLFRLVDGDTCMLSASCMIRNISFDVHVSAEIKTEVAIINAAVYDKVAKRNPHVESFMNEIISMRFSEVMWVVEQVLFMKMDKRLSIFLLEQSALDQSDTIVMTHEQIASHLGTAREVVSRVLKYLSNEGHIAVSRKGIKILNRNGLLKMTG, from the coding sequence ATGGTTGACAAAAACCTTCTTTCTGAGTTATATCCTTTTTGGAAGGAGCTTACACCGCCCCAAGAAGCAGAAATTGCCGCAAATACGGTTATCCGTACTTTTAAGCCCGGAGAGGTTGTCCACGGCGGAGGGCAGGAATGTACCGGAGTTTTAGGGGTTATCCGCGGAAGGCTTCGTACCTTTATGCTCTCTGATGAAGGAAAGGAGATTACTCTTTTTCGCCTTGTTGACGGGGATACCTGCATGCTGTCCGCTTCCTGCATGATCAGGAATATCTCTTTCGATGTTCATGTATCTGCTGAAATCAAAACAGAAGTAGCAATCATAAATGCGGCTGTTTACGATAAAGTTGCCAAAAGAAATCCCCACGTGGAAAGCTTCATGAATGAAATCATTTCTATGCGGTTTTCCGAAGTCATGTGGGTAGTGGAGCAGGTGTTATTTATGAAAATGGATAAACGCCTGTCCATTTTCCTCTTAGAGCAATCTGCTTTAGATCAAAGCGATACGATTGTGATGACCCACGAACAGATTGCCAGTCATTTGGGAACCGCCAGAGAGGTCGTCTCCCGGGTACTGAAATATCTGTCCAATGAAGGACACATAGCCGTATCAAGAAAGGGTATAAAGATTTTAAATCGAAACGGTCTATTAAAAATGACAGGGTAA